The proteins below come from a single Balaenoptera ricei isolate mBalRic1 chromosome 17, mBalRic1.hap2, whole genome shotgun sequence genomic window:
- the MFSD3 gene encoding major facilitator superfamily domain-containing protein 3 isoform X2, with amino-acid sequence MPPRPALNPDPATRAWAPAPAPAPRLLAMRGKLLPLAGLYLVQGLPYGLQSGLLPVLLRARGLSLTRVGLAKALYAPWLFKLVWAPLVDTRGSPRAWLTLSTAALGLVCGLLAYHPPATAGQAGLPVTVAGLLLLLNLAAAVQDVALDMLAVRLLEPAELGPGNTVQVVAYKLGAVLAGGGLLALVPTLSWPLLFLLLAATYWLAAALTWVAPALRQLPPPLPSEHPRHTLHLGQDLLAVPGTLWTVGFVLTYKLGEQGTSALFPLLLLDCGISTPELGLWNGVGAVACSIAGSSLGGALLARRRQPLPLLKSALQFRLGGLACQTALLFHLDSPGASLAPSAVLRGAALLSLCLQHFLGGLVTTATFTLMMRCSQLAPSALQATHYSLLATLELLGKLLMGTLAGALADSLGPRLCFFVFLALSAAPMQYLGLAPNTLA; translated from the exons ATGCCGCCCCGGCCGGCCTTGAACCCAGACCCAGCCACTAGAGCTTgggccccagcccccgccccagcGCCCCGCCTCCTCGCCATGCGTGGGAAGCTGCTGCCGCTGGCCGGCCTTTACCTGGTGCAGGGCCTGCCCTATGGGCTGCAGTCTGGGCTGCTGCCCGTGCTGCTGCGGGCCCGCGGCCTCTCCCTGACACGCGTGGGACTGGCCAAGGCCCTGTACGCACCGTGGCTGTTCAAGCTTGTGTGGGCCCCGCTGGTGGACACTCGGGGCTCCCCAAGGGCCTGGCTGACGCTCAGCACAGCTGCTCTGGGCCTGGTGTGTGGGCTGCTGGCATACCACCCTCCCGCCACAGCTGGTCAGGCCGGGCTGCCTGTCACGGTGGCGGGGCTGCTTCTGCTGCTGAATCTGGCTGCAGCTGTGCAGGATGTGGCCCTGGACATGCTGGCTGTGCGGCTCCTGGAGCCCGCAGAGCTGGGACCTGGCAACACTGTGCAGGTGGTCGCGTACAAGCTGGGGGCGGTGCTGGCTGGGGGTGGGCTGCTGGCCTTGGTGCCCACCCTCTCCTGGCCCCTGCTCTTTCTGCTCCTGGCTGCCACTTATTGGTTGGCTGCTGCCTTGACCTGGGTGGCACCAGCCCTGCGACAGCttcccccacctctgccctcagAACACCCCCGACACACCCTGCACCTTGGGCAGGACTTGCTGGCCGTGCCTGGGACCCTGTGGACAGTGGGCTTCGTGCTCACCTACAAGCTGG GTGAGCAGGGCACCAGCGCCCTGTTCCCACTGCTCTTGTTGGACTGCGGCATCTCTACCCCAGAGCTGGGGCTGTGGAATGGTGTGGGCGCTGTGGCCTGCTCCATTGCCGGCTCATCCCtgggtggggccctcctggccaGGCGCCG gcAGCCACTGCCCCTGTTGAAGTCAGCGCTTCAGTTCCGTCTGGGTGGCCTGGCCTGCCAGACTGCCCTGCTCTTTCACCTGGACAGccctggggccagcctggcccccAGCGCAGTCCTGAGAG GGGCAGCCCTGCTGAGTCTGTGTCTGCAGCACTTCCTGGGGGGCCTGGTCACAACCGCCACCTTCACCCTGATGATGCGCTGCAGCCAGCTGGCACCAAGTGCCCTGCAG GCCACACACTACAGTCTCCTGGCCACTCTGGAGCTGCTGGGGAAGCTGCTGATGGGCACGCTGGCTGGAGCCCTGGCTGACAGCCTGGGGCCACGTCTCTGCTTCTTTGTCTTCCTCGCTCTCTCGGCCGCACCCATGCAGTACCTGGGCCTTGCACCCAACACCCTGGCCTGA
- the MFSD3 gene encoding major facilitator superfamily domain-containing protein 3 isoform X1 encodes MPPRPALNPDPATRAWAPAPAPAPRLLAMRGKLLPLAGLYLVQGLPYGLQSGLLPVLLRARGLSLTRVGLAKALYAPWLFKLVWAPLVDTRGSPRAWLTLSTAALGLVCGLLAYHPPATAGQAGLPVTVAGLLLLLNLAAAVQDVALDMLAVRLLEPAELGPGNTVQVVAYKLGAVLAGGGLLALVPTLSWPLLFLLLAATYWLAAALTWVAPALRQLPPPLPSEHPRHTLHLGQDLLAVPGTLWTVGFVLTYKLGEQGTSALFPLLLLDCGISTPELGLWNGVGAVACSIAGSSLGGALLARRRQPLPLLKSALQFRLGGLACQTALLFHLDSPGASLAPSAVLRGEGWATGGRSLESWALLTSALPGAALLSLCLQHFLGGLVTTATFTLMMRCSQLAPSALQATHYSLLATLELLGKLLMGTLAGALADSLGPRLCFFVFLALSAAPMQYLGLAPNTLA; translated from the exons ATGCCGCCCCGGCCGGCCTTGAACCCAGACCCAGCCACTAGAGCTTgggccccagcccccgccccagcGCCCCGCCTCCTCGCCATGCGTGGGAAGCTGCTGCCGCTGGCCGGCCTTTACCTGGTGCAGGGCCTGCCCTATGGGCTGCAGTCTGGGCTGCTGCCCGTGCTGCTGCGGGCCCGCGGCCTCTCCCTGACACGCGTGGGACTGGCCAAGGCCCTGTACGCACCGTGGCTGTTCAAGCTTGTGTGGGCCCCGCTGGTGGACACTCGGGGCTCCCCAAGGGCCTGGCTGACGCTCAGCACAGCTGCTCTGGGCCTGGTGTGTGGGCTGCTGGCATACCACCCTCCCGCCACAGCTGGTCAGGCCGGGCTGCCTGTCACGGTGGCGGGGCTGCTTCTGCTGCTGAATCTGGCTGCAGCTGTGCAGGATGTGGCCCTGGACATGCTGGCTGTGCGGCTCCTGGAGCCCGCAGAGCTGGGACCTGGCAACACTGTGCAGGTGGTCGCGTACAAGCTGGGGGCGGTGCTGGCTGGGGGTGGGCTGCTGGCCTTGGTGCCCACCCTCTCCTGGCCCCTGCTCTTTCTGCTCCTGGCTGCCACTTATTGGTTGGCTGCTGCCTTGACCTGGGTGGCACCAGCCCTGCGACAGCttcccccacctctgccctcagAACACCCCCGACACACCCTGCACCTTGGGCAGGACTTGCTGGCCGTGCCTGGGACCCTGTGGACAGTGGGCTTCGTGCTCACCTACAAGCTGG GTGAGCAGGGCACCAGCGCCCTGTTCCCACTGCTCTTGTTGGACTGCGGCATCTCTACCCCAGAGCTGGGGCTGTGGAATGGTGTGGGCGCTGTGGCCTGCTCCATTGCCGGCTCATCCCtgggtggggccctcctggccaGGCGCCG gcAGCCACTGCCCCTGTTGAAGTCAGCGCTTCAGTTCCGTCTGGGTGGCCTGGCCTGCCAGACTGCCCTGCTCTTTCACCTGGACAGccctggggccagcctggcccccAGCGCAGTCCTGAGAGGTGAGGGGTGGGCCACAGGGGGGAGGAGCTTGGAGTCCTGGGCCCTGCTGACCTCAGCCCTCCCAGGGGCAGCCCTGCTGAGTCTGTGTCTGCAGCACTTCCTGGGGGGCCTGGTCACAACCGCCACCTTCACCCTGATGATGCGCTGCAGCCAGCTGGCACCAAGTGCCCTGCAG GCCACACACTACAGTCTCCTGGCCACTCTGGAGCTGCTGGGGAAGCTGCTGATGGGCACGCTGGCTGGAGCCCTGGCTGACAGCCTGGGGCCACGTCTCTGCTTCTTTGTCTTCCTCGCTCTCTCGGCCGCACCCATGCAGTACCTGGGCCTTGCACCCAACACCCTGGCCTGA
- the MFSD3 gene encoding major facilitator superfamily domain-containing protein 3 isoform X3 translates to MPPRPALNPDPATRAWAPAPAPAPRLLAMRGKLLPLAGLYLVQGLPYGLQSGLLPVLLRARGLSLTRVGLAKALYAPWLFKLVWAPLVDTRGSPRAWLTLSTAALGLVCGLLAYHPPATAGQAGLPVTVAGLLLLLNLAAAVQDVALDMLAVRLLEPAELGPGNTVQVVAYKLGAVLAGGGLLALVPTLSWPLLFLLLAATYWLAAALTWVAPALRQLPPPLPSEHPRHTLHLGQDLLAVPGTLWTVGFVLTYKLGEQGTSALFPLLLLDCGISTPELGLWNGVGAVACSIAGSSLGGALLARRRQPLPLLKSALQFRLGGLACQTALLFHLDSPGASLAPSAVLRALPGGPGHNRHLHPDDALQPAGTKCPAGHTLQSPGHSGAAGEAADGHAGWSPG, encoded by the exons ATGCCGCCCCGGCCGGCCTTGAACCCAGACCCAGCCACTAGAGCTTgggccccagcccccgccccagcGCCCCGCCTCCTCGCCATGCGTGGGAAGCTGCTGCCGCTGGCCGGCCTTTACCTGGTGCAGGGCCTGCCCTATGGGCTGCAGTCTGGGCTGCTGCCCGTGCTGCTGCGGGCCCGCGGCCTCTCCCTGACACGCGTGGGACTGGCCAAGGCCCTGTACGCACCGTGGCTGTTCAAGCTTGTGTGGGCCCCGCTGGTGGACACTCGGGGCTCCCCAAGGGCCTGGCTGACGCTCAGCACAGCTGCTCTGGGCCTGGTGTGTGGGCTGCTGGCATACCACCCTCCCGCCACAGCTGGTCAGGCCGGGCTGCCTGTCACGGTGGCGGGGCTGCTTCTGCTGCTGAATCTGGCTGCAGCTGTGCAGGATGTGGCCCTGGACATGCTGGCTGTGCGGCTCCTGGAGCCCGCAGAGCTGGGACCTGGCAACACTGTGCAGGTGGTCGCGTACAAGCTGGGGGCGGTGCTGGCTGGGGGTGGGCTGCTGGCCTTGGTGCCCACCCTCTCCTGGCCCCTGCTCTTTCTGCTCCTGGCTGCCACTTATTGGTTGGCTGCTGCCTTGACCTGGGTGGCACCAGCCCTGCGACAGCttcccccacctctgccctcagAACACCCCCGACACACCCTGCACCTTGGGCAGGACTTGCTGGCCGTGCCTGGGACCCTGTGGACAGTGGGCTTCGTGCTCACCTACAAGCTGG GTGAGCAGGGCACCAGCGCCCTGTTCCCACTGCTCTTGTTGGACTGCGGCATCTCTACCCCAGAGCTGGGGCTGTGGAATGGTGTGGGCGCTGTGGCCTGCTCCATTGCCGGCTCATCCCtgggtggggccctcctggccaGGCGCCG gcAGCCACTGCCCCTGTTGAAGTCAGCGCTTCAGTTCCGTCTGGGTGGCCTGGCCTGCCAGACTGCCCTGCTCTTTCACCTGGACAGccctggggccagcctggcccccAGCGCAGTCCTGAGAG CACTTCCTGGGGGGCCTGGTCACAACCGCCACCTTCACCCTGATGATGCGCTGCAGCCAGCTGGCACCAAGTGCCCTGCAG GCCACACACTACAGTCTCCTGGCCACTCTGGAGCTGCTGGGGAAGCTGCTGATGGGCACGCTGGCTGGAGCCCTGGCTGA